A single window of Phycisphaerae bacterium DNA harbors:
- the lpxB gene encoding lipid-A-disaccharide synthase produces the protein MPEADKTYRIFISAAEPSADAHCAALITALKQSSYSIDFVGVGGPKMAAAGCHLLETTVARAAMIYNAFAQAGFFYKLIKRITRYLQSNNVDLVIVCDSPAFNFHIAKAAKKAGLKTLFYVAPQLWSWAGWRIRKMKKYCDKLCCILPFEQDWFSQRGIDTTFVGNPILDELSPPLTLYRKKYLDFNAENAHFAILPGSRAAEINTLWVPMQQIAIRLKQKYPNAAFTTVAVDADRQKTLKNAQIPGFQCKYAIGSVCETARNADFAIVTSGSATLQVAAVGCPMVIMYQSSKTLWHLLGRWLLTTKYLSLVNILANKELVPEFMPYFSSIKPVLATIELLLEDSDKLAQTSDALIHLAEPLVQKKACSEVARIAVEMLS, from the coding sequence ATGCCTGAAGCAGATAAAACCTATCGCATCTTTATAAGCGCCGCCGAGCCGAGCGCCGACGCCCATTGCGCAGCCCTCATAACCGCCTTAAAGCAAAGCAGTTACAGCATCGACTTCGTCGGCGTAGGCGGCCCCAAAATGGCCGCCGCCGGCTGTCACCTCCTCGAAACCACCGTTGCCAGAGCCGCTATGATTTACAACGCCTTCGCCCAGGCCGGCTTCTTCTACAAACTCATAAAACGCATAACTCGTTACCTGCAAAGCAATAATGTTGACTTGGTTATCGTCTGCGATTCCCCCGCCTTCAACTTCCACATCGCCAAAGCCGCCAAAAAAGCCGGCCTTAAAACCCTTTTCTACGTCGCCCCCCAGTTATGGAGCTGGGCCGGCTGGCGCATCAGAAAAATGAAAAAATATTGCGATAAACTCTGCTGCATACTGCCTTTCGAGCAGGACTGGTTCAGCCAAAGGGGCATCGATACAACCTTTGTGGGCAACCCCATCCTCGATGAATTAAGCCCCCCTTTGACCCTTTATAGAAAAAAATACCTCGATTTTAATGCTGAAAACGCCCATTTCGCCATTCTGCCCGGCTCGCGAGCCGCCGAAATAAACACGCTCTGGGTCCCGATGCAGCAGATAGCAATCCGCCTGAAGCAAAAATATCCCAATGCCGCTTTCACCACCGTGGCCGTTGACGCCGACAGGCAAAAAACCCTCAAAAACGCTCAAATTCCCGGTTTTCAGTGCAAATACGCCATCGGCTCAGTCTGCGAAACAGCCCGCAATGCCGATTTTGCGATTGTTACCAGCGGCAGCGCCACCCTGCAAGTCGCAGCAGTCGGCTGTCCTATGGTAATAATGTATCAATCCAGCAAAACCCTCTGGCATCTGCTCGGGCGATGGCTGCTAACAACAAAATACCTGTCCCTGGTCAATATCCTGGCAAATAAAGAATTAGTGCCGGAATTTATGCCGTATTTCAGCTCTATTAAACCTGTTTTGGCAACTATAGAGCTGCTTCTGGAAGATAGTGACAAACTGGCTCAAACCAGCGATGCGCTTATCCACCTGGCTGAACCGCTGGTTCAGAAAAAAGCCTGCAGTGAAGTCGCACGAATAGCGGTCGAAATGCTGAGCTAA